A single Agrococcus sp. ARC_14 DNA region contains:
- a CDS encoding UDP-N-acetylmuramoyl-L-alanyl-D-glutamate--2,6-diaminopimelate ligase, whose amino-acid sequence MAGVTPRILRPEHPAPRPLAGLIDEFELDVDAELDGVEVSGITNDSSDVQPGDLFAALPGAKRHGAEFAVGAVERGAVAVVTDAAGAALLQTDAPVIVIDDPRAALGEIAAWVYRTGEQPPKLFGITGTNGKTSTSFMLEGLLADLGFVTGLSTTAERHVGDTVVTSKLTTPEASELHALLARMKEAGVRAAVLEVSAQALERHRIDGVLFDVVAFTNLSHDHLDDYGSMEAYFEVKLELFTPDRAVRGVVCVDTEWGVKVAERSRIPVTTVSSDPQRQADWHVDIWEETPVSTSFTLTGMDGGAVEVQVPFIGRHMAVDAAIAILMLVEDGFEIEAIAESIDRGMRPTLPGRIERVSGETGPAVFVDYGHSPDAFEQTLIALRRVTEGRLLMLFGADGDRDATKRADMGRIAAELADIVIVTDFNPRSEDAASIRAQVLEGARAVAGGKPVLESWPEEAAIRLALEHAAPGDTVLWAGPGDADYRDVAGEREPFVARDEARLALHEAGWPVDADTRRDGDKRRDGDRRRDGDKR is encoded by the coding sequence GTGGCGGGCGTGACCCCGAGGATCCTGCGACCGGAGCACCCCGCACCGCGGCCCCTCGCCGGACTGATCGACGAGTTCGAGCTCGACGTCGACGCCGAGCTCGACGGCGTCGAGGTCTCCGGCATCACCAACGACTCCTCCGACGTGCAGCCAGGCGATCTGTTCGCCGCACTGCCGGGTGCCAAGCGCCACGGTGCGGAGTTCGCCGTCGGCGCCGTCGAGCGCGGCGCGGTGGCGGTCGTGACGGACGCGGCGGGCGCGGCGCTGCTGCAGACCGACGCCCCGGTGATCGTGATCGACGACCCGCGCGCGGCGCTCGGCGAGATCGCCGCGTGGGTCTATCGCACCGGCGAGCAGCCGCCGAAGCTGTTCGGCATCACCGGCACCAACGGCAAGACCTCCACGTCGTTCATGCTCGAGGGGCTGCTCGCCGACCTCGGCTTCGTCACCGGGCTGTCCACGACGGCGGAGCGACACGTGGGCGACACGGTCGTCACCTCCAAGCTCACGACGCCGGAGGCGAGCGAGCTCCACGCGCTGCTGGCGCGCATGAAGGAGGCGGGCGTGCGGGCCGCCGTGCTCGAGGTGAGCGCGCAGGCGCTCGAGCGCCACCGCATCGACGGCGTGCTCTTCGATGTCGTCGCCTTCACGAACCTCAGTCACGACCACCTCGACGACTACGGCTCGATGGAGGCGTACTTCGAGGTCAAGCTCGAGCTGTTCACGCCCGACCGCGCCGTGCGCGGTGTGGTGTGCGTCGACACCGAGTGGGGCGTCAAGGTCGCCGAGCGCAGCCGCATCCCCGTCACCACCGTCTCGAGCGACCCGCAGCGGCAGGCCGACTGGCACGTCGACATCTGGGAGGAGACACCCGTCTCCACCTCGTTCACGCTCACCGGCATGGACGGCGGCGCCGTCGAGGTGCAGGTGCCGTTCATCGGCCGCCACATGGCCGTCGATGCCGCCATCGCCATCCTCATGCTCGTCGAGGACGGGTTCGAGATCGAGGCGATCGCCGAGTCCATCGACCGCGGCATGCGCCCGACGCTGCCGGGCCGGATCGAGCGCGTCTCGGGCGAGACGGGGCCTGCGGTCTTCGTCGACTACGGCCACAGCCCCGACGCCTTCGAGCAGACGCTCATCGCCCTGCGGCGCGTCACCGAGGGCAGGCTGCTCATGCTGTTCGGCGCCGACGGTGACCGCGACGCGACGAAGCGGGCCGACATGGGCCGCATCGCAGCAGAGCTCGCCGACATCGTGATCGTCACCGACTTCAACCCGCGCAGCGAGGATGCCGCGAGCATCCGCGCGCAGGTGCTCGAGGGCGCGCGCGCCGTCGCCGGTGGCAAGCCGGTGCTCGAGTCGTGGCCGGAGGAGGCAGCCATCCGGCTCGCGCTCGAGCACGCGGCACCCGGCGACACCGTGCTGTGGGCGGGACCGGGCGACGCCGACTACCGGGACGTCGCGGGCGAGCGAGAGCCCTTCGTGGCGCGCGACGAGGCAAGGCTCGCGCTCCACGAGGCAGGCTGGCCGGTCGATGCCGACACGCGCCGCGATGGCGACAAGCGACGCGACGGCGACAGGCGCCGCGACGGAGACAAGCGCTGA
- the mraZ gene encoding division/cell wall cluster transcriptional repressor MraZ, whose translation MFLGTHTPKLDDKGRVILPARFRQELEGGLVLTRGQERCIYVFSVREFEQVHEQIRQAPLTSAGARDFLRLFLSGASSEQPDSQHRVTIPANLRDYAGLGRELTVIGAGTRAEIWDTEAWNEYYAAKEADFASTTEEVIPGIF comes from the coding sequence GTGTTCCTCGGCACCCATACGCCCAAGCTCGACGACAAGGGCCGCGTCATCCTTCCCGCCCGCTTTCGGCAGGAGCTCGAGGGCGGCCTCGTCCTCACCCGTGGCCAGGAGCGCTGCATCTACGTCTTCTCGGTGCGCGAGTTCGAGCAGGTGCACGAGCAGATCCGGCAGGCGCCGCTGACCTCGGCCGGCGCGCGCGACTTCCTGCGGCTCTTCCTCTCCGGCGCCTCGAGCGAGCAGCCCGACAGCCAGCACCGGGTCACCATCCCCGCGAACCTGCGCGACTACGCGGGGCTTGGTCGCGAGCTCACCGTCATCGGCGCCGGCACCCGCGCCGAGATCTGGGACACCGAGGCCTGGAACGAGTACTACGCGGCCAAGGAGGCCGACTTCGCGAGCACGACGGAGGAGGTGATCCCCGGCATCTTCTGA
- a CDS encoding penicillin-binding protein 2: MTVAVKRRRSRTAVRTTIVAILTFALLATFVVRLADIQVVRAEALNAEADGRRGVSQTLFGTRGQITDSTGTVLAESVDRWDLTISPQYTRDPGVEAEDDALSVRDALVQISAITGDDPHDLQARIYAELERNAESDYMMLSPGLDARQYEAVRDLGIPWVYLRLNPQRVYPSGSVAGNLVGFMGQSEALAGIERSQEECLAAESGETTFDRSADGTPIPGSVVTDPAVDGGTVGLTIDADVQYQVQQLTAQYTAQLRARSGTSIIMRTDGTVVAIAESPTVDPNDPTASDSQDRGSRAFTAAYEPGSIFKTFSWAAMLDLGLIEPTQELSVPWVYEQGGARVRDAHSHPVEQWTASGILVNSSNSGMSSLAEGMDRVDYYDYLDRFGFGEQSAVGFAGEQAGVLHDPTNLDPQTSLTSLFGQGLSATPMQLASAYQAMANGGVHEPVQLISGCTSADGEVTSPELPEGQRVVSEQTANRTLETLEHVVTDYGYETFPIEGYRIAAKTGTAQMAYADGSGYDPNRMMISVAGVFPVDDPQFVVLTLFDSPQTNRTSGGAIPAFHDMVNLLIRHYDIPPSTTPASDVPLEWTADGP; this comes from the coding sequence GTGACCGTGGCAGTCAAGCGGAGGCGGTCCCGCACCGCAGTGCGCACGACGATCGTTGCGATCCTGACCTTCGCCCTGCTGGCGACCTTCGTGGTGCGGCTCGCCGACATCCAGGTGGTGCGGGCCGAGGCCCTCAACGCAGAGGCGGATGGGCGCCGTGGCGTCTCGCAGACGCTCTTCGGCACGCGCGGCCAGATCACCGACTCGACCGGCACGGTGCTCGCCGAGAGCGTCGACCGCTGGGATCTCACGATCTCGCCCCAGTACACGCGCGACCCCGGCGTCGAGGCCGAGGACGATGCGCTCAGCGTTCGTGACGCGCTCGTGCAGATCAGCGCGATCACCGGCGACGATCCGCACGACCTGCAGGCGCGCATCTACGCAGAGCTCGAGCGCAACGCCGAGTCCGACTACATGATGCTCTCGCCCGGTCTCGACGCCCGGCAGTATGAGGCGGTGCGCGATCTCGGCATCCCGTGGGTCTACCTGCGGCTCAACCCGCAGCGGGTCTACCCCTCCGGTTCGGTCGCCGGCAACCTTGTCGGCTTCATGGGCCAGTCCGAGGCCTTGGCCGGCATCGAGCGGAGCCAGGAGGAGTGTCTGGCGGCCGAGTCCGGCGAGACGACCTTCGACCGATCCGCCGACGGCACGCCCATCCCCGGCTCCGTCGTCACTGACCCGGCAGTCGACGGCGGCACCGTCGGGCTCACGATCGACGCCGACGTGCAGTACCAGGTGCAGCAGCTCACCGCGCAGTACACCGCGCAGCTGCGGGCGCGCAGCGGCACGAGCATCATCATGCGCACCGACGGCACCGTCGTGGCCATCGCAGAATCGCCCACCGTCGACCCCAACGACCCCACGGCATCCGACAGCCAGGATCGCGGCTCGCGCGCCTTCACGGCGGCCTACGAGCCCGGCTCGATCTTCAAGACCTTCTCCTGGGCGGCGATGCTCGACCTCGGGCTCATCGAGCCCACACAGGAGCTGAGCGTTCCCTGGGTGTACGAGCAGGGCGGTGCGCGAGTCCGCGACGCCCACTCGCATCCGGTCGAGCAGTGGACCGCCTCCGGCATCCTCGTGAACTCCTCCAACTCGGGCATGTCGAGCCTGGCGGAGGGGATGGATCGCGTCGACTACTACGACTACCTCGATCGGTTCGGCTTCGGCGAGCAGAGCGCCGTCGGGTTCGCAGGCGAGCAGGCGGGCGTGCTCCACGACCCGACGAACCTCGATCCGCAGACGAGTCTCACGAGCCTGTTCGGGCAGGGTCTCTCCGCCACGCCGATGCAGCTCGCGTCCGCCTACCAGGCGATGGCGAACGGCGGCGTGCACGAGCCGGTGCAGCTGATCTCCGGATGCACCTCCGCCGACGGCGAGGTGACCTCGCCCGAGCTGCCGGAGGGGCAGCGCGTCGTCAGCGAGCAGACGGCGAACCGGACGCTCGAGACGCTCGAGCACGTGGTCACCGACTACGGCTACGAGACGTTCCCGATCGAGGGCTACCGCATCGCGGCGAAGACCGGCACGGCCCAGATGGCCTACGCCGACGGGAGCGGCTACGACCCGAATCGCATGATGATCTCGGTCGCCGGCGTCTTCCCCGTCGACGACCCGCAGTTCGTGGTGCTGACCCTGTTCGACAGCCCGCAGACGAACCGGACCAGCGGTGGGGCCATCCCGGCCTTCCACGATATGGTGAACCTTCTGATCCGCCACTACGACATCCCTCCGAGCACGACGCCAGCGTCAGACGTTCCGCTGGAGTGGACGGCGGACGGGCCCTGA
- a CDS encoding polyprenyl synthetase family protein, which produces MSAQQRFARAVEASIQEYLDEREQSLVEIAEDATGLLQLVRRMVSGGKRVRSAFVLWGWHAVTAAGPDASRTAGTEEDPAWADVVGVATAMELFHAAALVHDDIIDQSDTRRGQPSMHRALEAMHRDGEWVGLAGQWGEHAAVLVGDLLLNWADDRMLRACRGAAHGDAVHDAYRRMREEVTFGQYLDVLEEAAWIRQEPAVLLDRAHTVAIYKSAKYSVEAPLTLGALLAGGSESQLDALAGYGLPVGIAFQMRDDLLGVFGDPEVTGKPAGDDLREGKRTVLIEIARQRLSSGVRTMLDELLGDRELDERQIAILQDAIQRSEAPQRLEALIDRAVGEALESLHDGELSRSAVLELERLADTVAKRDR; this is translated from the coding sequence GTGTCAGCACAGCAGCGTTTCGCCCGGGCCGTCGAGGCCTCGATCCAGGAGTATCTCGACGAGCGAGAGCAGTCGCTGGTCGAGATCGCCGAGGACGCGACCGGCCTGCTGCAGCTCGTGCGTCGGATGGTCTCCGGCGGCAAGCGCGTGCGCAGCGCCTTCGTGCTCTGGGGCTGGCACGCGGTGACGGCCGCCGGACCCGACGCATCCCGCACCGCAGGCACCGAGGAGGACCCCGCGTGGGCCGACGTCGTCGGCGTCGCGACGGCGATGGAGCTCTTCCACGCCGCGGCGCTCGTGCACGACGACATCATCGATCAGTCCGACACCCGCAGGGGTCAGCCGTCGATGCACCGGGCACTCGAGGCCATGCATCGGGACGGCGAATGGGTCGGCCTGGCGGGCCAGTGGGGCGAGCACGCCGCCGTGCTGGTCGGCGACCTGCTGCTCAACTGGGCTGACGACCGGATGCTGCGCGCTTGCCGCGGGGCGGCGCACGGTGATGCCGTGCACGATGCCTACCGCCGCATGCGCGAGGAGGTCACCTTCGGGCAGTACCTCGACGTGCTCGAGGAGGCCGCCTGGATCAGGCAGGAGCCGGCAGTGCTGCTCGATCGAGCGCACACGGTCGCGATCTACAAGTCGGCGAAGTACTCGGTCGAGGCGCCGCTGACGCTCGGGGCGCTGCTCGCAGGCGGCTCGGAGTCGCAGCTCGACGCGCTTGCCGGCTACGGCCTGCCGGTGGGCATCGCCTTCCAGATGCGCGACGACCTGCTGGGCGTCTTCGGCGACCCGGAGGTGACGGGCAAGCCGGCGGGCGACGACCTCCGGGAGGGCAAGCGCACCGTGCTGATCGAGATCGCGCGCCAACGACTCTCCTCCGGGGTGCGCACCATGCTCGACGAGCTGCTGGGCGACCGCGAGCTCGACGAGAGGCAGATCGCCATCCTGCAGGACGCCATCCAGCGCTCGGAGGCGCCGCAGCGCCTCGAGGCGCTCATCGACCGCGCGGTCGGCGAGGCGCTCGAGTCGCTGCACGACGGCGAGCTGTCGCGCTCTGCGGTGCTGGAGCTCGAGCGGCTGGCGGACACGGTGGCGAAGCGGGATCGCTGA
- the murF gene encoding UDP-N-acetylmuramoyl-tripeptide--D-alanyl-D-alanine ligase, translating to MLRMRASEIAEAVAGTLHGGDVEVTGSVETDSRLVEPGGVFFAMPGEATDGHRFIDAAIAAGAALIVAERPVEVSGDRHVPHVLVAKGVVALGALATEVIRRVRETGELTVVGVTGSNGKTTTKNMLQAILEQHGPTVTPVKSFNNEVGAPMTMLRIDAATRYLVLEMGASVEGDIERLTAMSHPDVGVVLKVGLAHAGEFGGIETTTRAKTEMVRDLRADGLAVLNRDDERVRGMADATDATVAWFGTEPGPAEAPTRLWADGIDSTLDGTVATVHRGEESWQLRMRILGEHHVMNALAALTVADVLEIGLAGAIEALATMERAERGRMELLEPGSGVTVINDAYNASPDSTGAALRSLAHMTRQAGRRSIAVLGEMTELGPHAVEEHDRLGRLAVRVRIDRLIVVGAGAKAIHDAAELESSFGQETTWVATADEAEALLRRELTAGDVVLFKSSNAAGLQALAERIGGL from the coding sequence ATGCTGCGGATGCGAGCGAGCGAGATCGCCGAGGCCGTGGCAGGCACGCTGCACGGCGGCGACGTCGAGGTGACGGGATCGGTCGAGACGGATTCACGCCTCGTCGAGCCCGGCGGCGTCTTCTTCGCGATGCCCGGCGAGGCCACCGACGGCCACCGCTTCATCGACGCCGCGATCGCCGCGGGAGCCGCGCTCATCGTGGCGGAGCGCCCCGTGGAGGTCAGCGGGGATCGGCATGTGCCACACGTGCTGGTCGCGAAGGGCGTCGTCGCGCTCGGCGCGCTCGCCACGGAGGTCATCCGCCGCGTGCGTGAGACGGGGGAGCTGACCGTCGTCGGCGTCACCGGCTCGAACGGCAAGACCACCACGAAGAACATGCTGCAGGCGATCCTCGAGCAGCACGGCCCCACCGTCACGCCGGTGAAGTCGTTCAACAACGAGGTCGGCGCGCCGATGACGATGCTCCGCATCGATGCGGCGACCCGGTACCTCGTGCTCGAGATGGGCGCGAGCGTCGAGGGCGACATCGAGCGCCTGACGGCGATGTCGCACCCCGATGTCGGCGTGGTGCTCAAGGTCGGGCTCGCCCACGCCGGCGAGTTCGGCGGCATCGAGACCACGACGCGCGCGAAGACCGAGATGGTGCGCGACCTGCGTGCCGACGGCCTCGCGGTGCTCAACCGCGATGACGAGCGGGTGCGCGGCATGGCCGACGCGACCGATGCGACGGTCGCCTGGTTCGGCACCGAGCCCGGGCCCGCAGAGGCACCGACGCGGCTGTGGGCCGATGGGATCGACTCGACGCTCGATGGCACGGTCGCGACCGTGCACCGCGGCGAGGAGTCCTGGCAGCTGCGCATGCGCATCCTCGGCGAGCACCACGTCATGAACGCGCTCGCCGCGCTCACGGTCGCCGACGTGCTCGAGATCGGGCTCGCAGGAGCGATCGAGGCGCTCGCCACGATGGAGCGCGCCGAGCGAGGCCGCATGGAGCTGCTCGAGCCGGGCAGCGGCGTGACCGTGATCAACGACGCCTACAACGCCAGCCCCGACTCCACCGGCGCTGCGCTGCGCTCGCTCGCGCACATGACGCGCCAGGCCGGCCGCCGCTCGATCGCCGTGCTGGGCGAGATGACCGAGCTCGGCCCGCACGCGGTCGAGGAGCACGACCGCCTCGGTCGGCTCGCCGTGCGGGTGCGGATCGACCGGCTGATCGTCGTCGGCGCTGGCGCCAAGGCCATCCACGACGCGGCAGAGCTCGAGTCCTCGTTCGGGCAGGAGACGACCTGGGTCGCGACCGCCGACGAGGCGGAGGCGCTGCTGCGCCGCGAGCTCACCGCCGGTGACGTCGTACTCTTCAAGTCTTCCAACGCGGCGGGCCTCCAGGCCCTCGCTGAGCGGATCGGGGGCCTCTGA
- a CDS encoding DUF3040 domain-containing protein, giving the protein MGLSENEQRLLDEMERNLYKHEADIVNTSAGPRTVNYTKVAVGLLGVVIGLVLIVVAVSLKIAVIGVVGFAVAVVGALWALSASRPATGDEAAAKREAGAGPATAKQGPSLMDRLSQEWDDRNQR; this is encoded by the coding sequence ATGGGCCTCTCAGAGAACGAGCAGCGACTGCTCGACGAGATGGAGCGCAATCTCTACAAGCACGAGGCTGACATCGTCAACACGTCGGCCGGCCCGCGCACGGTCAACTACACCAAGGTTGCCGTCGGGCTGCTCGGCGTCGTCATCGGCCTGGTGCTCATCGTGGTCGCGGTGAGCCTCAAGATCGCCGTCATCGGGGTCGTGGGATTCGCGGTCGCCGTGGTCGGCGCGCTATGGGCGCTCTCTGCCTCGCGCCCAGCCACGGGCGACGAGGCTGCCGCCAAGCGCGAGGCCGGCGCCGGCCCCGCGACGGCGAAGCAGGGTCCGAGCCTCATGGACCGCCTCTCGCAGGAGTGGGACGACCGCAACCAGCGTTGA
- the pknB gene encoding Stk1 family PASTA domain-containing Ser/Thr kinase — MPVDSRDPVIGRTIDRRYEVGERIARGGMASVYEGIDLRLDRKVAVKVMHPHLGDDPEFRERFIQEAKAAARLAHPNVVNTYDQGEDGDLAWLVMELVPSITLRDLLTDRGRITPEQSLDVLEAVLAGLAAAHRAGIVHRDLKPENILLAHDGRIKIGDFGLARAATANTATGKALLGTIAYLSPELVTRGVADARSDIYAVGIMLFEMLTGTQPFTGDEPMQIAFQHANDDVPLPSSTASGIPDALDSLVHWATQRDPNLRPTDAGEMLTELHAVRERGIDAPTTVLPFLTEDDRSTTVIERPKKQRRPIVSEPEVVQDTGDGAATTALSRRVTVRRRRGILWLALVLLGALLAVGVGWWFNLGPGGRASVPDVAGQEEAAAVALLADHGLEISGTVTESNYDTPMGQALRTDPPAGTELGNGDAVQLVLSSGRLDLPLPELEGRTADEARAAIEDAGFTVSESEPDRVFDADRPADSVIAGLLEDGTRISELETLEERSPIALRVSLGPVPAEAGQVADEARAALEQADLEVDFSVEEHSAEVEQGRLISLTYPTDRYLRPGDTVTGIVSMGPVMVDVPDVVGRPIDEALATLREAGLEPDLQTNIPEALWGSGIANILSQSVEAGTSVEEGTSVVIDATF; from the coding sequence GTGCCTGTCGACTCCCGCGATCCCGTCATCGGACGGACCATCGACCGTCGATACGAGGTCGGCGAGCGCATCGCGCGCGGCGGGATGGCGAGCGTCTACGAAGGCATCGACCTGCGGCTCGACCGCAAGGTCGCCGTCAAGGTCATGCACCCGCACCTGGGCGACGACCCCGAGTTCCGCGAGCGCTTCATCCAGGAGGCGAAGGCCGCCGCCCGCCTCGCGCACCCGAACGTCGTCAACACCTACGACCAGGGCGAGGACGGCGATCTCGCCTGGCTCGTGATGGAGCTCGTGCCCTCCATCACCCTGCGCGACCTGCTGACCGATCGCGGCCGCATCACGCCGGAGCAGTCGCTCGACGTGCTCGAGGCGGTGCTCGCCGGGCTCGCGGCAGCGCATCGCGCCGGCATCGTGCACCGCGACCTCAAGCCCGAGAACATCCTGCTGGCGCACGACGGCCGCATCAAGATCGGCGACTTCGGGCTCGCGCGCGCCGCGACGGCGAACACCGCGACCGGCAAGGCGCTGCTGGGCACGATCGCCTACCTCTCCCCCGAGCTCGTCACACGCGGCGTCGCCGATGCCCGCAGCGACATCTACGCCGTCGGCATCATGCTCTTCGAGATGCTCACCGGCACGCAGCCCTTCACGGGCGACGAACCGATGCAGATCGCGTTCCAGCACGCGAACGACGACGTTCCGCTGCCCTCGAGCACGGCATCCGGCATCCCGGACGCGCTCGACTCGCTCGTGCACTGGGCGACGCAGCGCGACCCCAACCTGCGGCCGACGGATGCCGGCGAGATGCTCACCGAGCTGCACGCCGTCCGGGAGCGCGGCATCGATGCACCGACGACCGTGCTGCCGTTCCTCACCGAGGACGACCGCTCCACCACGGTCATCGAGCGGCCCAAGAAGCAGCGCCGCCCGATCGTCTCCGAGCCAGAGGTCGTGCAGGACACCGGCGACGGTGCCGCGACCACCGCGCTCTCGCGCCGTGTCACGGTGCGGCGCAGGCGCGGCATCCTCTGGCTCGCGCTCGTGCTCCTCGGCGCGCTGCTCGCGGTGGGCGTCGGCTGGTGGTTCAACCTCGGGCCCGGCGGCCGCGCGAGCGTGCCCGACGTTGCAGGCCAGGAGGAGGCGGCGGCCGTCGCGCTGCTGGCAGACCACGGCCTCGAGATCTCCGGCACGGTCACCGAGTCGAACTATGACACCCCGATGGGGCAGGCGCTGCGCACCGACCCGCCCGCGGGCACCGAGCTCGGCAACGGCGATGCCGTGCAGCTGGTGCTCTCCTCCGGCCGCCTGGATCTGCCGCTGCCCGAGCTCGAGGGCCGCACGGCGGATGAGGCGCGGGCGGCGATCGAGGACGCGGGGTTCACGGTCTCCGAGAGCGAGCCCGACCGAGTGTTCGACGCCGACCGGCCTGCTGACAGCGTGATCGCCGGCCTCCTTGAGGACGGCACCCGCATCAGCGAGCTCGAGACGCTCGAGGAGCGCTCCCCCATCGCGCTGCGGGTCTCGCTCGGCCCGGTGCCCGCGGAAGCGGGCCAGGTGGCCGACGAGGCGCGCGCCGCCCTCGAGCAGGCCGATCTCGAGGTCGACTTCTCCGTCGAGGAGCACTCGGCAGAGGTCGAGCAGGGCAGGCTCATCTCACTCACCTATCCCACCGACCGCTACCTGCGGCCTGGCGACACCGTGACCGGGATCGTCTCGATGGGCCCCGTCATGGTCGATGTGCCGGATGTCGTCGGCCGCCCGATCGACGAGGCGCTGGCGACGCTGCGCGAGGCCGGGCTCGAGCCCGACCTGCAGACGAACATCCCCGAGGCGCTGTGGGGCTCGGGCATCGCGAACATCCTGTCGCAGAGCGTCGAGGCCGGCACCTCCGTCGAAGAGGGCACGTCCGTCGTGATCGACGCGACCTTCTAG
- a CDS encoding Rv2175c family DNA-binding protein yields the protein MQPESAQHDAATESPAWLTVPDLVDLLGEPVGRIHRLIQDHHLPATRRNGPVQVPAVCVRDGQPMSEVRGTLMVLLDLGLTEDEAIDWLINEDDALGTTPMEALRQNRKAEVRRVAQTQG from the coding sequence CTGCAGCCAGAGTCCGCGCAGCACGACGCAGCGACCGAGAGCCCCGCGTGGCTCACCGTGCCCGACCTGGTCGACCTCCTCGGGGAGCCCGTCGGACGCATCCACCGGCTGATCCAGGATCACCACCTGCCTGCGACCCGCAGGAATGGGCCCGTGCAGGTGCCCGCCGTCTGCGTGCGCGACGGCCAGCCGATGTCGGAGGTGCGCGGCACGCTCATGGTGCTGCTCGACCTGGGCCTCACCGAGGACGAGGCGATCGACTGGCTGATCAACGAGGACGACGCGCTCGGCACCACCCCCATGGAGGCGCTGCGCCAGAACCGCAAGGCCGAGGTGCGCCGAGTCGCCCAGACGCAGGGCTGA
- the rsmH gene encoding 16S rRNA (cytosine(1402)-N(4))-methyltransferase RsmH, translating to MDASALHTPVMLDRTLELLAPAIEAAAAAGRTPLVVDGTLGMGGHTEAMLAAHPTLVVAGIDRDPDAIRIAGERLAPFGERFLPVQTTYDRIDLAVEAAGVDAADGILLDLGVSSLQLDAADRGFAYAKDAPLDMRMGQAGDVTAATILAERSDRELARLFRVYGDEKLADRYARAIVAARAEAPIATSAQLVDILQLATPRALANQGHPAKRVFQALRIEVNQELAILERTMPAAIDALALGGRIVVLAYQSLEDRIVKRALQAAASSTTPRDLPVELPEHAPHLRLLVRGAERADEAERAVNPRSTPVRLRAAERIRPVVYSSARSIRATQSSGEQS from the coding sequence ATGGACGCATCCGCTCTGCACACCCCGGTCATGCTCGACCGCACCCTCGAGCTGCTCGCCCCCGCGATCGAGGCGGCTGCTGCCGCCGGCCGCACGCCGCTCGTCGTCGACGGCACGCTCGGCATGGGCGGCCACACCGAGGCCATGCTCGCCGCGCACCCGACGCTCGTGGTCGCGGGCATCGACCGCGACCCCGACGCGATCCGGATCGCGGGGGAGCGACTCGCCCCCTTCGGCGAGCGCTTCCTCCCCGTGCAGACGACCTACGACCGCATCGATCTCGCCGTCGAGGCGGCCGGCGTCGATGCCGCCGACGGCATCCTGCTCGACCTCGGCGTCTCGAGCCTGCAGCTCGACGCGGCCGACCGCGGCTTCGCCTACGCGAAGGACGCCCCGCTGGACATGCGCATGGGCCAGGCGGGCGACGTGACCGCAGCCACGATCCTCGCCGAGCGCAGCGACCGCGAGCTCGCACGGCTGTTCCGCGTGTACGGCGACGAGAAGCTCGCCGACCGCTACGCCCGCGCGATCGTCGCCGCGCGTGCCGAGGCACCCATCGCGACCTCCGCGCAGCTCGTCGACATCCTGCAGCTCGCAACGCCTCGCGCCCTCGCCAACCAGGGGCACCCGGCCAAGCGCGTGTTCCAGGCGCTGCGCATCGAGGTCAACCAGGAGCTCGCGATCCTCGAGCGCACGATGCCCGCCGCGATCGACGCGCTCGCACTCGGCGGTCGCATCGTCGTGCTCGCCTACCAGTCGCTCGAGGACCGCATCGTCAAGCGTGCCCTGCAGGCGGCCGCCAGCTCGACGACCCCGCGCGACCTGCCTGTCGAGCTGCCTGAGCACGCGCCGCACCTGCGGCTGCTCGTGCGCGGCGCCGAGCGCGCCGACGAGGCGGAGCGCGCCGTCAACCCGCGCTCCACGCCCGTGCGTCTGCGCGCGGCCGAGCGCATCCGACCCGTCGTCTACAGCAGTGCCCGATCGATCCGTGCCACGCAGTCCAGTGGGGAGCAGTCATGA